The following DNA comes from Streptomyces pristinaespiralis.
TCGGCCTGGGCCGCTGGTTTCCGCAGGCCGAAGGAGTGAGTGGTCGAACACACATGAACGCAGGGCCCACAACAGCCCTCGACAACCGACGGAGGAACACCATGCTCACCCTCGCCACCGCCGCATTGACCGCGCTTCCCCTGGCCCTCGGGCCGGGCAACCCCGACCGCGAGCCCGTCGAGATCGACCGGAACGCTCCGGTGATCTCCCGCGACGACATCGTCATCCACGCACCCCTGAACCACGTGTGGCGGATCCAGACCGACGTCGAACAGTGGCCGGCCTGGCAGCCCGCGGTGCACTCGTCGGTCAAGCAGACTCCGGGACCGCTCAGGCCGGGCTCGTCATGGCTGTGGTCCACCGACGGCCTCGACGGGATCACCTCCACGGTCAAGCAGATCGAGCCCGGGCGTCGCATCGTGTGGGGCGGCCCGGCCCAGGGCATCACCGCCGTCCACATGTGGACCTTCACCCCGACCGAGGACGGGGTGAAGGTCCACACCGAGGAGTCCTGGACCGGCGACCCGGTCACCGCCGACACCGCCGTCCTCCAGCAGGCGTTGGACGCCTCCCTCGATCACTGGCTCCACAACCTCAAGCAGCGGGCCGAGCGGCGCCCCTGAACACCGGGCATGCCGACGACATTTCTTCGCTCGAGAGTGAGTGATTGACCACGCATTCGCGGCGGTGCTTTTCGTTCGCCGCACCCGCACCCGCACCCGCGCCCGCAAAGAGACTCAGGAGAACGGACACCGTCATGACCGACAAGCCTTACCTGACCGGCCACTACACCCCCGTCGCCGACGAGATCACCGCCACCGGCCTGGGAGTCGAGGGCAGCATCCCGCCCGAGCTCACCGGCAGGTTGATCCGCAACAGTCACAACCCGAAGCCCGGCATCACCCCGACCCACTGGTTCAAGGGCAGCGGCATGGTCCACGGCATCCGTCTCCGGGACGGCCGCGCCGAGTGGTACCGCAACCGCTGGGTGCACACCCCCGCCCTGGACGGCGCCCCCTACATGACCGCGCACGGCCCCGACCTCACCGCGAGCACTGCCGGAACCCACGTCATCGAGCACGGCGGACGCCTGCTGGCCCTGTGCGAGTCGAATCTGCCCTTCGAGCTGACCGCCGACCTGGAGACCGTGGGGGCCTTCGACTTCGGCGGCAAGCTCACCTCCGCCATGACCGCCCATCCCAAGGAGGACCCGGTCACCGGTGAGCTGCACTTCTTCGCCTCCTCGCCCTTCCCTCCGTTCTTGATCCACCACGTCGCCTCGCCCGACGGACAGGTCCTCGACAGCCAGGAGGTCCCCGGCGCCACGGCCGCGCTCAAGCACGACTTCGCCCTCACCGAGCACCACGTCGTCTTCCTGGAGGGCTCGGTCACCTTCGACCCGTCCGAACACTCCGGCATCCCCTACGCCTGGAGCGACGCCCAGCCGACCAGGATCGGGGTCATGCCGCGCGGCATCGGCGGCGCCGGCAAGGTGCGCTGGTTCGAGATCGCCCAGGGATACGGCATGCACTTCGCCAACGCCTACGAGGACGCACTCGGCCGGATCGTCGTCGAAGGGCCCACGGTCGGCCGCGAGGGCTGGCAGCGCTCCTGGAACTGGTGGGTCGGCGCGCCCGACCGCGGCGCCGATCCCAACTCCGGCTCGCGAAGCCGCCGCTGGACCGTCGATCTCGCGGCCGGTCGCGTCACGGAGGAGCAGACCGACGACCTGACCGTGGAGTTCCCCACCATCAACGACGCGTTCCTCGGCCGCGAGCACCGCTACCAGTACGCGCTGTCGTTCCCCGACGACCTCGGCATCGGCAACCACACGCTGGTGAAGTACGACCGCACGACCGGCACCCGGCAGCTGCTGCCCTTCGGCACCGGTCAGCTGCCCAGCGAGGCGGTCTTCGTGCCGGCGGAAGCCGCCACCGACGAAGACGCCGGATACCTGCTCACCGTCGTCAGCGACCTCGACGCCGACGCCTCCAGGATGCTCATCCTCGACGCCTCCGACCTCAGCGTCCCCCCGGTCGCCACCATCCACCTGCCCCGCCGCGTCCCCGCGATGATCCACGGCTCCTGGATCCCCGACACCACGCTCTGACCGCGCGCTCACCCGACGGGCGCCGGAAGCGGTCGCGCCTCCGGTGCCCGCCGGAGCGCGACGGGCCCGTTCCCGTGCATCCCGGAACGGCACAGCCGATGTCCCACCGCACAAAGGAGTTGTCGTGAAGTCGATCGGCCCGACCCGAAGCTCACACTCCCTGTCGGTCACGCGCAGGGGAGCGGCTCTCATCGTTCTGGCCGGCGCGCAATTCGTTGTCACGCTGAGCACATCCATCGTCAACGTCGCTCTGCCCGCCGTTCGCGACGGGGTCGGTCTGTCCGACAGCGGTATGTCCTGGGTCGTCAACGCCTACGGACTCGCCTTCGGGGCGCTGCTTCTGTCGGGCGGGAGAGCCGGCGATCTCCTGGGGCGGAGGCGGGTCCTCCTCGCGGGCCTCGCTCTCTTCGCGGCGGCCTCGATCACCGCAGGACTGGCCTCCACGGCGTGGCTGCTGATCGGTGCCCGTACGGCCCAGGGGATCGGCGCCGCGGCCGTCGCACCCGCGGCACTCGCCCTCGTCATGCAGCTCTTCCCGCCCGGTCCCGGCCGCGGCAGGGCGCTGGGGGTGTGGGGCGCCGTCTCCGGCGCCGGAGGAGCGGCCGGGGTACTGGCGGGCGGACTGCTCACCGAGAGCCTCGGCTGGCCCTGGATCTTCCACGTCTCCGGATTCGGCGCGGCCTGCGTCTGCGCCGCCGCCGCCACACTGCTGCCGGCGACCGCCCCTCCCGCCCCAGCCGCCCGCCGGCTCGATCTCGCCGGAACGCTCGCCGTCACGCTCGGGCTGGTCGCCCTCGTCCACGGGCTCACCGCCGCCCGGCGCTCCGGATGGACCGATCCGTTGGTGCTGACCTCCCTGACCGCCGCCACCCTTCTGCTCCTGCTCTTCGTCGTGGTCGAACGGCACCACCCCGCTTCCCTGATCCCGCCGCAGCTGCTGACGACAGGTACGGTCGCCCCGGCCAATCTCGTCATGACGCTGCTGGGCGCCGTGTGGGTCGGACTGTTCTTCTTCCTCCCCCTCTACCAGCAGCAGGTGCTCGGCGCCGGGCCGCTGGAGGCGGGGCTGTCCCAACTGCCTCTCGCCGCGGCGAACATGCTCGGCTCCTCCCTCGCCCCACGCCTCGCCGGCCGGCTGGGAGCCCATGTCACCCTCGCCGCCGCCCTGCTGACGCAGGCGTCCGGACTGCTGTGGCTGTCCCGCGTCTCGGCGCAGGGATCGTTCCTCGCCGACGTGCTCGGCCCCACCCTCGTCATCGGCCTCGGACTCGGCGTCGCCTTCGTCCAGCTCACCAGCGCCGCCGTCACCGGCGTGGACCCCGCCGACGCGGGCCTGGCCGGCGGCCTGGTCAACACCACCCGCCAGATCGGCGGCGCCATCGGCCTCGCCCTCCTCGGCACACTCGCCGCCTCGACCACAGCCGGCGCTGCGCCTCACCTTTCCCGCACCGAGGCCCTCACCGAGGGCTACCGGGCCGCGTTCCTCGTCTCCGCCGGCCTCATCGCCGCCGGAGCCGTACTCACTCCCCTGCTCGCACGCCGCGCGGCCCGATCAGCCACGCCGGCCCAGGAGCCGGCCGCGTCCCACTCCACCACGCCGCACAGCCCGGCGACGACCCGCTCCACACGCTGACGCATCGTCGGCCGGTCACGGAGCACCGTCCGCGCCACGCCCCTGAGGGCGGTCCGCACGGCTCAGAGGCTCGCGACGTGGCCGTGCGCAGCGGGCGCCGTCGCCGGGGCGCCGGCCGGCGGTCGCAGGTGAGGACTCGATCCCGGCCGATGAGCGGCAATCCTGCCGGTCGGTGCTCGGTGCGGAGGCTGCCCGCCGACCCGGTCTGCCCGGGTTCAGCTCCTGGTCGGGGTGAGCACCACGAAGTCCGCGTTCGACGGGTCGAGGCAGACCGCCAGACGGCCGACGCCCTCCGCGTCCTCCGGACCCATCTGCACGCTGCCGCCCTTCTCCGTGACCTGTGCGACCGCGGCATCACAGTCGGCGACGGCGAAGACCGGGTGCCAGTACGGTTGCCCGTTCGCAAGAGCCAGGTCCTCCTTACGGAGCTCCATCAGGCCGCCTTGCATACGCTCCTCCGGAAGCCCGGCGGGAGTGACGAGGGAGTAGGTGCCCCCGCCGCCCGGCAGCTCCATGTCGCCGAACTGCCAGCCGAAGACCCGGCCGTAGAAATCCTTGGAAGCGGCGACGTCGCTCGTGTACAGCTCGGTCCAGGACAGCGAGCCCGGCTCGTCCACAAGGTCGGCGCCCTTGTTCTGCCCGGGCTGCCAGACGGCGAACTGGCCCCCCAGCGGGTCGCTGTACTGCGCCATCCGGCCCCACTCGTCGAGGTCCCTCGGCGCCACCCGCACCGTGCCGCCCGCGCTCTCCACGGCCTGGGTCGTGGCGTCCGCGTCGGCGACGCAGTAGTAGATCATCCAGGCCGGGCGCGCGCCCTTCTCGGTGAGCTTGCCGAGACCGGCGACGATCTTGCCGTCCTTCCGGAACATCCCGCCTTCCATGTCCTCCCCCTCCCCCATGGACTCGTAGTCCCACCCCAGCACCGCACCGTAGAAGGCCGCGGCGGCCGGGATGTCGAGGGTGCCGAGGTCCAGCCAACAGGGGGAGCCCGGGACGAAATCAGTGGTGATCACGAACATTCCCTTCGCAGATCAGGTCCTTCGTCTCAGCGTGACACCAGGCACTGACACCCGCCCGTCGGCGTGGCTGCCCGTGCGCTACGGCCGGGCCTCCCGTGCCACGGAACGCCTGCCGGCCCGGCATGTCCGGCGGTGGCGGCCCAGTAGGCGTGTCGGCACACGACTGCAGCGCAACTGCAGCGGCACGGAGATGGTTTCAGGCGCTTCCGTTGCCTAGTCTCCTGGTGACCTCTTGGCACGGCGACGCGAAGGACACGGGGATGAGCGGAAACGGGGGCGGTGCCGGAGCGCCGTGGAACCCGTACGGCGGAGGACGACCGCCGGGACCGGGTGGGCCACCCCTACCGCCGCCGGGCCCGTGGCCGCCTGCCCCGGTGCGCCGGCTGACCTTCGGGCGTCTCTTCAATCCGATCGCCGTCGGGCGCGCGGTGTTCACGCCGTCCCGGCCCGACCGCGTGCACGACCCGGTGGTCAAGAAGGTCCAGGTCCTTCGGACGATCATCGGCCTGGTCGCCGTCACCTGGATGCTGGTGTCCTACGGGCTGGCGTCGGACGCCGACGCCGTGATGGACGACCGCTTCGGCCAGATCCGTACGACCCTGATCGTGCTGGCGGTGACCTTCCCGGTCGCCGTCGCCGTCTTCATCGCGGCCGCCCGCCCGCCCAACCGGCGCGTGTTCCTGCGCCGCGTGGGCAAGCCCGCCGGGGCGCTGCTCGCGCTGGTCGTCACGCTCGCCGTTCCGCGACTGATCACGGGCCTGGGGTACGTGACCGAGGACACGAACTGGACGGCTTCCGCGGGGCGGGTGGTGCTGCTGTTCGCCCTGGGTGCCTTCCTGCTGTGGCTCGGCCCGTTCGGTCTCTACGGCATCGCGCAGTCGCTCGTGCACGTCTTCCGTACGGCAGACCTCCACGAGACCGTTCCGCCGCTGCTCGCGACGCTGCTCGTGTGGGAAGTCGCCCTCTTCGACCTGTTCCGGGGCGCCTACGACAGCGTGCCGTTCTGGGTGCGGATGACCTTCACCCTGGGAGCGCCGCTGTCCGTCACCCTCGTGGCGATGTGGGAGCTGCGGCGGCTGCGCACGCGACACGGCATCACCCTGCGGGGAGCCCTGCTCCGCTGAGCCGTCACGGCGAGGACGCCCCGCCGGAATGCCTCGGCAGCGGCGGCGCCGTCAGGTCCACCCGGTGACCGCCAGCCGGATCCGGGCCTGGTCGCCGAGGAGCGCTTTCGCGGAGTCCGGCAGCGGGATGTGTGCCATCCAGCTGCCCTCGCCGCTGTCCTCGTCCCGCAGTGAAGCGCCGCCGGGCTCATGGTTCCTGATCGTTCCGGGGATGAGCGAGTTCCATGTGGCCCATGTGCCCTCGCCGATGTCGACCACGAGGGTGTCGTCGAAGTCGGGGGTCTGCTCGAGGTGGTCACCGAAGCTCAGGAACCCTCGCTGCTCACGCAGCGACAGGATCCGCAGCTGAAGTGCGTAACGCATGGTGGTGTCGCTGCCGTGCGGCCGCAGGCCGCTGCACAGGAACGCGGTGGTCAGCGGAACGTCCGCCAGGTCGCCGGACGACGGCAGTTGGACCGGGCACCAGTGCTCCGCGGTCTGCTCGTGCATGACGATGGGCAGCCCGCGCACCGACAGCCGGACCTCGGCCTGCCAGGTGGTCCCCTCGATCGCCGGAAGCCGGCAGCCGGTGAGCGTCGCCTCGACCTTGCGGTCCCCGAAGAGGAACCGCCGTAGATTCTGGTAGCCCTCCTCCGAGTTCACGAGACCGTAGCGGCCACTGTGGCTGCGGTGCACGAACGCCCTGTGCGTGCCGGGCACATAGGCGTTCTCGATCTGCACCAGCCCGTCGCTGTGGGCGCCGACCACCGCGGCGGAGAGGCCGAAGGCGACGTCGTAGTCCTTGGGGTTGGTGCCGACCAGGCAGAAGATCCGGGAGAGCGGGAACGCCTTCGGATGCGCGCTGTCACGCTCGGGCATGTCCCGGGCGCGCCAGTCCGGTGGGCGTCCGTCGGGATCGAGGTCCGTCGTCGACGTCAGGTACTCGTACATGCGCTCCGGCCCGAAGATCTCGGCACCGTTGAGGCCCGTCACGTCGCGCACCCTCTCGAAGAGACCGAACCCGGCGTCGAAGGTGATGCCGCCGTGCGGCGATCCGTACGTGAACACCTTCTCCACGCAGTCGGCCGGGTCGCGGCCGGCGTCGGGGAGCACTTTCTGCAGGAGGCAGCGGCAGATGAGCCCGCCCATGGAGTGGGCGACCAGGTGGACACGGGGCGCGCCCGACTTTTCGCGAAGCTTGTCGACCAGCGTCAGAAGGTCCGCGGCGGCGTCCTCGATCCGGAATTCCTTCGGCTCGGTTCCCCATGTGCTGGCGGAGGCGTCGTAGAAACGCAGAACCCAGATCGAATGGGAGGGAATGCTGTCATGGCTGTCCAGGTAGGCGTCCTGGCCGCCCTCGACCAGGATCTTGTAGTCCTCGTCGAGTATGAGCCGCAGCAGGGGGCTCTCGAACTGGTGGAAGCTCGGTACGTTTCCCGCTCCTACCCGGACATGGGTGGAACCCTCGTTGAATCCGTAGAACGGGTCCTTGACGGATTTGTCTATCCCCTTCGTGTCGCCGGCGAATCCCCGGACGTACACGATCGGGAGCTTGGTACTGCCGGGCATGGGAACCTCGCTGTTCCCGGGCGGCACCTGCTTCCGAGTGCCGCCCGTCTCGCTCCTCGCCGCCGATCAGTCGAAGGGGGTACTGCGGTGCGCCTCCGCCCCCTGCGCGGGCGACCAAGCGATGTGGCCCCCCTGGAAGCGGCTGGAGCGGCTGTCTCCCGTGCCGATCTCGTCCGTCACCGGATAGCCGAGGAAGCTGGTCTCCCAGCCCATGCTCGCCCAGAGGTCGCGAATGGCTCCGTGCACCTCATGGGCGCCCGTCGACGGTGTCCAGTAGATCGAGCCGCCCTGGAAGTGGTTGAACCGGCCCCTTCCGTCGGGACAGCCCGTCTCGTCCGTCACCGGGTACCCGAGGAATCCGCTGGAGCCGCGGAGCTGGGCGTACTTGAGCCGGATGTCCCCGTGCACCTCGTGCGCGCCGGTCTCCGCCGACCAGTAGATGGACCCGTTGACGAAGTCACGCGAAGTGCCCCGTCCGTCGGGGTTCGGTCCCTCGTTGCTTCCCGCGCCGGCGTCGAACGGGGCGCCGATCCACTGGATCTGCCCCCACTTCTCGTCGATGGCAGTCACTTCCGCCTCCAGCTCGTTCCGCCGTGCAAACACTGGATCCGCGCCATTACCGTTCCGATCGGTGGACGGCCACGCGCTGCGCCTGCCGCCCTTGATCGCTCCAAGGGTTTTCCCGAAGACGGGACGGCGATATTGACTTCATTCTAGGCGCGAGCAACGTGCAGTACTACCGGAGTTTCGGTTCGGTGACGGGTGGTTGACGAATGATTGACGGGTGATTTTGCGCGGCAACCGGTTCACCTTCAACGAACACGGGCTGATGAATCCGCTTTCAATCAACTGGACCGAATCGATGGTGGTCCGGCCCTCTGGAACCGGTTTACAGTGGGAATTGAGCATGTCAGACTTCGCGGCTCCTCGGATTTCGAAGCAACTCGAAGCGGGGGCGCCGGTCGAGTTCCCCGAGGAGAATCATGGCTACTCCACTTTCAGCGGACCGGTTGCTCGCCGCGATGCGCGCAGAAGGTCTCACCGTTGTCGAACACCGGTCGTGGCGAACCCACAACCGCAACCACAAGGGCGCCTGGGGCCCCATGCACGGCGTGATGATCCACCACACGGTCACCTCGGGCACGAAGAACAGCGTGGAGCTGTGCTACAACGGGCACTCCTCGCTGCCGGGCCCGCTGTGCCACGGCGTCATCGCCAAGGACGGCACGGTCCACATGGTCGGCAACGGCCGTGCCAACCACGCGGGGCTGGGCGACCCCGACGTCCTCCAGGCGGTCATCGACGAGGTCGCGCTGCCTCCGGACAACGAGGCCAAGGCCGACGGCAACGCCCACTTCTACGGCTTCGAGTGCGTGAACCTCGGCGACGGCCGGGACCCGTGGCCCGAGGCACAGGTGGAGGCGATCGAGAAGGCGGCCGCCGCCATCTGCCGGGCGCACGGCTGGAGCGAGCGCAGCGTGATAGGCCACCTGGAATGGCAGCCGGGCAAGGTCGATCCCAAAGGTGTCGAGATGGCGGCCGTACGCCGCCGCATCGCCGACCGCCTGGGCGTCGCGGCAGCCGGCACCAGGTGAAGACACGGGGTCGCGCCCGGACTTCGGACCGACCCCGCAGCCGCGGACCTCGCCGGTCAGACCCCCAGCACGGTGAAGCCCGACTCCGAGAGCCGGGAGCTCAGCGCGGCGAGGGTGGCCGGGTCGGCACCGGACCCGTTCTGGTCGAGTCCGCTGTCACCCTGGAACTCGCGGACCGCCGCCTGGGTGCGCGGCCCGTCCGCGCCGTCCTGGGGTCCGGGGTCGTGGCCGAGGACGAGCAGAGCGCCCTGGACCCCGAACACGTCCGACAGGTCGAGGGCCAGCCGGTCGCCAGGAAGGCCTTGGTCCTCGACGGTCCGTGCCAGCAGGAAGTGCGCACGGTCGAGTTTGTTCCGGATCCTGATGGTGCCTTCGTCCGGAGTGAAATGGCATTCGTCGGCCGCACCGATCCAGTTCCTGACCGACACATGACCCTGGAGCTTGGGGAACTTGAACGCCGGTCCCAGCGCCCAGCACATGCTCAGCGTCGCGAGCTGTGCGTTGGCCGGCCAAGAGGCGAAGCCGGTGAACTCGGGGCGCTGCGTGAGGAACGACTCCATCTGGTCCAGCTTGGCGAACACATGGCGGTCGATCTCGTCGTTCTCCACATGCAAGGACGTGAAGGGGGGCTTGAAGGCCGTGTGCCCTTGCGGGGCGAGATCGAGACGGGCCTTGACGTTGTCCCATTCCGCGGCGACGAGGTCCGCCGACACCGGCGAACCGCTGCCGTCCAGCCATCGCAACTCGTTGGCCAGGGCCAGGGAGGCGGACCGTTCCGCCGGACTCGGCGGAGAATTGGCCGCGGCGGTCTGATCCATCTTGTTGCCGATCCCGGTGCTCACCCATCCCTTCTGGTCGAGGTACATGAAGTCGACCCTGCCCTCAAGCGGATTGTTGAATGCGATCCAATGGTCGCGCACGGTCTGATGCATGGCGCCGGCCTCTCTGCCGCGGAGTCGGGAAATCGGTTTTCAGCGTCTGTCCGCCCCGGTCTGTGTGCAACTCGGCTGCAGGGACCGCTCCATGACCGGACCGGTAACCCCTCACCACATGTGGCCTCGACCTGAGTTGCTCACAAAACCCCATAGGCGTTCACTGAAGTTGAGGTATCTGCCGAGGAGGACGGACCCATGACGGGTGGCAGAGGTGATGACAACCCTGACGTCACGGTCAAGGGATCCTCCTGGTACCAGCGCGTAAATGCTCACGTGGCGCACCTGCAAGGGCAGCTGAACAAGTTCGAAGAACGACGGAAGTCCGGGGGCCGGATTTCTCCCGACGACGCCAGGACCGTGGCCACGGCGAATGCCCACCTCGAGGCGGCCCGGAACACATTGCGGGACTGCTCGAGGTGGCAACGGCTTCTGGGCGCATCGGCGGACAGGGCTTTGGCGAACGTGCACGAGGCCGAAGTCGCC
Coding sequences within:
- a CDS encoding SRPBCC family protein, producing the protein MLTLATAALTALPLALGPGNPDREPVEIDRNAPVISRDDIVIHAPLNHVWRIQTDVEQWPAWQPAVHSSVKQTPGPLRPGSSWLWSTDGLDGITSTVKQIEPGRRIVWGGPAQGITAVHMWTFTPTEDGVKVHTEESWTGDPVTADTAVLQQALDASLDHWLHNLKQRAERRP
- a CDS encoding carotenoid oxygenase family protein; the encoded protein is MTDKPYLTGHYTPVADEITATGLGVEGSIPPELTGRLIRNSHNPKPGITPTHWFKGSGMVHGIRLRDGRAEWYRNRWVHTPALDGAPYMTAHGPDLTASTAGTHVIEHGGRLLALCESNLPFELTADLETVGAFDFGGKLTSAMTAHPKEDPVTGELHFFASSPFPPFLIHHVASPDGQVLDSQEVPGATAALKHDFALTEHHVVFLEGSVTFDPSEHSGIPYAWSDAQPTRIGVMPRGIGGAGKVRWFEIAQGYGMHFANAYEDALGRIVVEGPTVGREGWQRSWNWWVGAPDRGADPNSGSRSRRWTVDLAAGRVTEEQTDDLTVEFPTINDAFLGREHRYQYALSFPDDLGIGNHTLVKYDRTTGTRQLLPFGTGQLPSEAVFVPAEAATDEDAGYLLTVVSDLDADASRMLILDASDLSVPPVATIHLPRRVPAMIHGSWIPDTTL
- a CDS encoding MFS transporter → MKSIGPTRSSHSLSVTRRGAALIVLAGAQFVVTLSTSIVNVALPAVRDGVGLSDSGMSWVVNAYGLAFGALLLSGGRAGDLLGRRRVLLAGLALFAAASITAGLASTAWLLIGARTAQGIGAAAVAPAALALVMQLFPPGPGRGRALGVWGAVSGAGGAAGVLAGGLLTESLGWPWIFHVSGFGAACVCAAAATLLPATAPPAPAARRLDLAGTLAVTLGLVALVHGLTAARRSGWTDPLVLTSLTAATLLLLLFVVVERHHPASLIPPQLLTTGTVAPANLVMTLLGAVWVGLFFFLPLYQQQVLGAGPLEAGLSQLPLAAANMLGSSLAPRLAGRLGAHVTLAAALLTQASGLLWLSRVSAQGSFLADVLGPTLVIGLGLGVAFVQLTSAAVTGVDPADAGLAGGLVNTTRQIGGAIGLALLGTLAASTTAGAAPHLSRTEALTEGYRAAFLVSAGLIAAGAVLTPLLARRAARSATPAQEPAASHSTTPHSPATTRSTR
- a CDS encoding VOC family protein yields the protein MITTDFVPGSPCWLDLGTLDIPAAAAFYGAVLGWDYESMGEGEDMEGGMFRKDGKIVAGLGKLTEKGARPAWMIYYCVADADATTQAVESAGGTVRVAPRDLDEWGRMAQYSDPLGGQFAVWQPGQNKGADLVDEPGSLSWTELYTSDVAASKDFYGRVFGWQFGDMELPGGGGTYSLVTPAGLPEERMQGGLMELRKEDLALANGQPYWHPVFAVADCDAAVAQVTEKGGSVQMGPEDAEGVGRLAVCLDPSNADFVVLTPTRS
- a CDS encoding esterase/lipase family protein, with amino-acid sequence MPGSTKLPIVYVRGFAGDTKGIDKSVKDPFYGFNEGSTHVRVGAGNVPSFHQFESPLLRLILDEDYKILVEGGQDAYLDSHDSIPSHSIWVLRFYDASASTWGTEPKEFRIEDAAADLLTLVDKLREKSGAPRVHLVAHSMGGLICRCLLQKVLPDAGRDPADCVEKVFTYGSPHGGITFDAGFGLFERVRDVTGLNGAEIFGPERMYEYLTSTTDLDPDGRPPDWRARDMPERDSAHPKAFPLSRIFCLVGTNPKDYDVAFGLSAAVVGAHSDGLVQIENAYVPGTHRAFVHRSHSGRYGLVNSEEGYQNLRRFLFGDRKVEATLTGCRLPAIEGTTWQAEVRLSVRGLPIVMHEQTAEHWCPVQLPSSGDLADVPLTTAFLCSGLRPHGSDTTMRYALQLRILSLREQRGFLSFGDHLEQTPDFDDTLVVDIGEGTWATWNSLIPGTIRNHEPGGASLRDEDSGEGSWMAHIPLPDSAKALLGDQARIRLAVTGWT
- a CDS encoding LGFP repeat-containing protein, whose product is MTAIDEKWGQIQWIGAPFDAGAGSNEGPNPDGRGTSRDFVNGSIYWSAETGAHEVHGDIRLKYAQLRGSSGFLGYPVTDETGCPDGRGRFNHFQGGSIYWTPSTGAHEVHGAIRDLWASMGWETSFLGYPVTDEIGTGDSRSSRFQGGHIAWSPAQGAEAHRSTPFD
- a CDS encoding peptidoglycan-binding domain-containing protein, which codes for MHQTVRDHWIAFNNPLEGRVDFMYLDQKGWVSTGIGNKMDQTAAANSPPSPAERSASLALANELRWLDGSGSPVSADLVAAEWDNVKARLDLAPQGHTAFKPPFTSLHVENDEIDRHVFAKLDQMESFLTQRPEFTGFASWPANAQLATLSMCWALGPAFKFPKLQGHVSVRNWIGAADECHFTPDEGTIRIRNKLDRAHFLLARTVEDQGLPGDRLALDLSDVFGVQGALLVLGHDPGPQDGADGPRTQAAVREFQGDSGLDQNGSGADPATLAALSSRLSESGFTVLGV